A window from Macaca fascicularis isolate 582-1 chromosome 20, T2T-MFA8v1.1 encodes these proteins:
- the HIRIP3 gene encoding HIRA-interacting protein 3 isoform X4, which yields MAREKEMQEFTRSFFRGRPDLSTLTHSIVRRRYLAHSGRDHLEPEEKQALKRLVEEELLKMQVDEAASREDKLDLTKKGKRPPTPCSDPERKRFRFNSESESGSEASSPDYFGPPAKNGVAAEVSPAKEENPRRASKKAVEESSDEELQRDLPAQRGEESSEKEEKGDKRKTRKKPVAKKQAPGNASVSRKQAREESEESEEEPVQRTAKKVEGNKGTKSLKESEQLSEEEEEILAGKKEHRGEEEKEGEKEKEDWKPRARSNGGRKSAREERSCKPKSQAERLMGDSDIEEEQKEAAGSGDDSGRDGEPPVQKRSKDRTQLKDGKGLSGSSEDEEDSGKGEPTAKGSRKTATLRSTSGEESDLEREVSDIEAGGGPQGERKNRSSKKSSRKGRTRSSSSSSDGSPEAKGGKAGSGRRGEDHPAVMRLKRYIRACGAHRNYKKLLGSCCSHKERLSILRAELEALGMKGRPRRRTAWNPLGEAAPPGELYRRTLDSDEERPRPAPPDWSHMRGIISSDGESN from the exons ATGGCGCGGGAGAAGGAGATGCAGGAGTTCACCCGTAGCTTCTTCCGAGGCCGCCCGGACCTCAG CACGCTCACGCATTCCATCGTGCGGCGGAGGTACCTGGCTCACTCGGGCCGCGACCACCTGGAGCCAGAGGAGAAGCAGGCATTGAAGCGGCTGGTGGAGGAGGAGCTGCTGAAGATGCAG GTGGATGAAGCCGCTTCCAGGGAGGACAAACTGGACCTTACCAAGAAGGGCAAGAGGCCTCCCACCCCTTGTAGCGACCCGGAGAGAAAAAGGTTCCGCTTCAATTCAGAGTCGG AGTCCGGCTCTGAAGCCTCCAGCCCAGACTACTTTGGACCCCCAGCAAAGAATGGGGTGGCAGCAGAAGTCAGCCCAGCCAAGGAGGAGAATCCAAGGCGAGCCTCAAAGAAGGCAGTTGAGGAGAGCAGTGATGAGGAACTGCAGAGGGACCTGCCCGcacagaggggagaggagagcagtgagaaggaggaaaagggggACAAGAGGAAGACTAGGAAGAAACCTGTGGCAAAGAAGCAAGCACCAGGCAACGCCTCAGTCAGTAGGAAGCAGGCCAGGGAAGAAAGCGAGGAGAGCGAGGAAGAACCCGTTCAGAGGACAGCAAAGAAGGTGGAGGGAAATAAAGGAACTAAAAGCCTGAAGGAAAGTGAACAGCTgagtgaagaggaggaggagatccTAGCTGGGAAGAAAGAGCAcagaggggaggaagagaaagaaggggagaaggaaaaggaggattGGAAACCCAGAGCCAGGAGCAATGGCGGGAGAAAGTCAGCTAGGGAGGAGAGGAGCTGTAAGCCGAAAAGCCAGGCAGAGAGGCTCATGGGAGACTCAGACATCGAGGAAGAGCAGAAAGAGGCAGCAGGCAGTGGGGATGACAGTGGGAGAGATGGAGAACCCCCAGTGCAGAAGAGGAGCAAGGACAGGACCCAGCTTAAGGATGGGAAGGGGTTGAGTGGAAGCAGCGAGGATGAGGAAGACAGTGGGAAGGGGGAACCCACAGCTAAAGGCTCTAGAAAGACGGCCACACTGCGCAGCACCAGTGGTGAGGAGAGTGACTTGGAGAGGGAAGTGAGTGACATCGAGGCAGGGGGCGGCCCCCAGGGGGAGAGGAAGAACCGCTCTTCCAAGAAGAGCTCCAGGAAAGGCAGGACACGgagctcctcttcctcctcagacGGAAGTCCAGAGGCCAAAGGAGGGAAG GCTGGCTCAGGTCGCCGTGGAGAGGACCACCCAGCTGTGATGAGGCTAAAGCGCTACATTCGGGCCTGTGGTGCCCATCGAAACTACAAGAAGCTGTTGGGCTCCTGTTGCTCACACAAGGAGCGCCTAAGTATCCTCCGGGCAGAACTGGAAGCCCTAGGCATGAAAG GCCGGCCACGCAGACGTACAGCCTGGAACCCTTTAGGAGAAGCAGCACCCCCAGGGGAGCTGTACCGTCGGACCCTGGACTCAGACGAAGAGCGGCCCCGTCCCGCACCCCCGGACTGGTCACATATGCGTGGCATCATCAGCAGTGATGGCGAGAGTAACTGA
- the HIRIP3 gene encoding HIRA-interacting protein 3 isoform X2 gives MAREKEMQEFTRSFFRGRPDLSTLTHSIVRRRYLAHSGRDHLEPEEKQALKRLVEEELLKMQVDEAASREDKLDLTKKGKRPPTPCSDPERKRFRFNSESESGSEASSPDYFGPPAKNGVAAEVSPAKEENPRRASKKAVEESSDEELQRDLPAQRGEESSEKEEKGDKRKTRKKPVAKKQAPGNASVSRKQAREESEESEEEPVQRTAKKVEGNKGTKSLKESEQLSEEEEEILAGKKEHRGEEEKEGEKEKEDWKPRARSNGGRKSAREERSCKPKSQAERLMGDSDIEEEQKEAAGSGDDSGRDGEPPVQKRSKDRTQLKDGKGLSGSSEDEEDSGKGEPTAKGSRKTATLRSTSGEESDLEREVSDIEAGGGPQGERKNRSSKKSSRKGRTRSSSSSSDGSPEAKGGKAGSGRRGEDHPAVMRLKRYIRACGAHRNYKKLLGSCCSHKERLSILRAELEALGMKGTPSLEKCRALKEQREEAAEVASLDVANIISGSGRPRRRTAWNPLGEAAPPGELYRRTLDSDEERPRPAPPDWSHMRGIISSDGESN, from the exons ATGGCGCGGGAGAAGGAGATGCAGGAGTTCACCCGTAGCTTCTTCCGAGGCCGCCCGGACCTCAG CACGCTCACGCATTCCATCGTGCGGCGGAGGTACCTGGCTCACTCGGGCCGCGACCACCTGGAGCCAGAGGAGAAGCAGGCATTGAAGCGGCTGGTGGAGGAGGAGCTGCTGAAGATGCAG GTGGATGAAGCCGCTTCCAGGGAGGACAAACTGGACCTTACCAAGAAGGGCAAGAGGCCTCCCACCCCTTGTAGCGACCCGGAGAGAAAAAGGTTCCGCTTCAATTCAGAGTCGG AGTCCGGCTCTGAAGCCTCCAGCCCAGACTACTTTGGACCCCCAGCAAAGAATGGGGTGGCAGCAGAAGTCAGCCCAGCCAAGGAGGAGAATCCAAGGCGAGCCTCAAAGAAGGCAGTTGAGGAGAGCAGTGATGAGGAACTGCAGAGGGACCTGCCCGcacagaggggagaggagagcagtgagaaggaggaaaagggggACAAGAGGAAGACTAGGAAGAAACCTGTGGCAAAGAAGCAAGCACCAGGCAACGCCTCAGTCAGTAGGAAGCAGGCCAGGGAAGAAAGCGAGGAGAGCGAGGAAGAACCCGTTCAGAGGACAGCAAAGAAGGTGGAGGGAAATAAAGGAACTAAAAGCCTGAAGGAAAGTGAACAGCTgagtgaagaggaggaggagatccTAGCTGGGAAGAAAGAGCAcagaggggaggaagagaaagaaggggagaaggaaaaggaggattGGAAACCCAGAGCCAGGAGCAATGGCGGGAGAAAGTCAGCTAGGGAGGAGAGGAGCTGTAAGCCGAAAAGCCAGGCAGAGAGGCTCATGGGAGACTCAGACATCGAGGAAGAGCAGAAAGAGGCAGCAGGCAGTGGGGATGACAGTGGGAGAGATGGAGAACCCCCAGTGCAGAAGAGGAGCAAGGACAGGACCCAGCTTAAGGATGGGAAGGGGTTGAGTGGAAGCAGCGAGGATGAGGAAGACAGTGGGAAGGGGGAACCCACAGCTAAAGGCTCTAGAAAGACGGCCACACTGCGCAGCACCAGTGGTGAGGAGAGTGACTTGGAGAGGGAAGTGAGTGACATCGAGGCAGGGGGCGGCCCCCAGGGGGAGAGGAAGAACCGCTCTTCCAAGAAGAGCTCCAGGAAAGGCAGGACACGgagctcctcttcctcctcagacGGAAGTCCAGAGGCCAAAGGAGGGAAG GCTGGCTCAGGTCGCCGTGGAGAGGACCACCCAGCTGTGATGAGGCTAAAGCGCTACATTCGGGCCTGTGGTGCCCATCGAAACTACAAGAAGCTGTTGGGCTCCTGTTGCTCACACAAGGAGCGCCTAAGTATCCTCCGGGCAGAACTGGAAGCCCTAGGCATGAAAG GTACCCCTTCCCTAGAGAAGTGTCGGGCCCTGAaagagcagagggaggaggcagctGAGGTAGCCTCCTTGGATGTTGCGAACATCATCAGTGGCTCGG GCCGGCCACGCAGACGTACAGCCTGGAACCCTTTAGGAGAAGCAGCACCCCCAGGGGAGCTGTACCGTCGGACCCTGGACTCAGACGAAGAGCGGCCCCGTCCCGCACCCCCGGACTGGTCACATATGCGTGGCATCATCAGCAGTGATGGCGAGAGTAACTGA
- the HIRIP3 gene encoding HIRA-interacting protein 3 isoform X1: protein MAREKEMQEFTRSFFRGRPDLSTLTHSIVRRRYLAHSGRDHLEPEEKQALKRLVEEELLKMQFALLAHTQVDEAASREDKLDLTKKGKRPPTPCSDPERKRFRFNSESESGSEASSPDYFGPPAKNGVAAEVSPAKEENPRRASKKAVEESSDEELQRDLPAQRGEESSEKEEKGDKRKTRKKPVAKKQAPGNASVSRKQAREESEESEEEPVQRTAKKVEGNKGTKSLKESEQLSEEEEEILAGKKEHRGEEEKEGEKEKEDWKPRARSNGGRKSAREERSCKPKSQAERLMGDSDIEEEQKEAAGSGDDSGRDGEPPVQKRSKDRTQLKDGKGLSGSSEDEEDSGKGEPTAKGSRKTATLRSTSGEESDLEREVSDIEAGGGPQGERKNRSSKKSSRKGRTRSSSSSSDGSPEAKGGKAGSGRRGEDHPAVMRLKRYIRACGAHRNYKKLLGSCCSHKERLSILRAELEALGMKGTPSLEKCRALKEQREEAAEVASLDVANIISGSGRPRRRTAWNPLGEAAPPGELYRRTLDSDEERPRPAPPDWSHMRGIISSDGESN, encoded by the exons ATGGCGCGGGAGAAGGAGATGCAGGAGTTCACCCGTAGCTTCTTCCGAGGCCGCCCGGACCTCAG CACGCTCACGCATTCCATCGTGCGGCGGAGGTACCTGGCTCACTCGGGCCGCGACCACCTGGAGCCAGAGGAGAAGCAGGCATTGAAGCGGCTGGTGGAGGAGGAGCTGCTGAAGATGCAG TTCGCCCTCTTGGCGCACACACAGGTGGATGAAGCCGCTTCCAGGGAGGACAAACTGGACCTTACCAAGAAGGGCAAGAGGCCTCCCACCCCTTGTAGCGACCCGGAGAGAAAAAGGTTCCGCTTCAATTCAGAGTCGG AGTCCGGCTCTGAAGCCTCCAGCCCAGACTACTTTGGACCCCCAGCAAAGAATGGGGTGGCAGCAGAAGTCAGCCCAGCCAAGGAGGAGAATCCAAGGCGAGCCTCAAAGAAGGCAGTTGAGGAGAGCAGTGATGAGGAACTGCAGAGGGACCTGCCCGcacagaggggagaggagagcagtgagaaggaggaaaagggggACAAGAGGAAGACTAGGAAGAAACCTGTGGCAAAGAAGCAAGCACCAGGCAACGCCTCAGTCAGTAGGAAGCAGGCCAGGGAAGAAAGCGAGGAGAGCGAGGAAGAACCCGTTCAGAGGACAGCAAAGAAGGTGGAGGGAAATAAAGGAACTAAAAGCCTGAAGGAAAGTGAACAGCTgagtgaagaggaggaggagatccTAGCTGGGAAGAAAGAGCAcagaggggaggaagagaaagaaggggagaaggaaaaggaggattGGAAACCCAGAGCCAGGAGCAATGGCGGGAGAAAGTCAGCTAGGGAGGAGAGGAGCTGTAAGCCGAAAAGCCAGGCAGAGAGGCTCATGGGAGACTCAGACATCGAGGAAGAGCAGAAAGAGGCAGCAGGCAGTGGGGATGACAGTGGGAGAGATGGAGAACCCCCAGTGCAGAAGAGGAGCAAGGACAGGACCCAGCTTAAGGATGGGAAGGGGTTGAGTGGAAGCAGCGAGGATGAGGAAGACAGTGGGAAGGGGGAACCCACAGCTAAAGGCTCTAGAAAGACGGCCACACTGCGCAGCACCAGTGGTGAGGAGAGTGACTTGGAGAGGGAAGTGAGTGACATCGAGGCAGGGGGCGGCCCCCAGGGGGAGAGGAAGAACCGCTCTTCCAAGAAGAGCTCCAGGAAAGGCAGGACACGgagctcctcttcctcctcagacGGAAGTCCAGAGGCCAAAGGAGGGAAG GCTGGCTCAGGTCGCCGTGGAGAGGACCACCCAGCTGTGATGAGGCTAAAGCGCTACATTCGGGCCTGTGGTGCCCATCGAAACTACAAGAAGCTGTTGGGCTCCTGTTGCTCACACAAGGAGCGCCTAAGTATCCTCCGGGCAGAACTGGAAGCCCTAGGCATGAAAG GTACCCCTTCCCTAGAGAAGTGTCGGGCCCTGAaagagcagagggaggaggcagctGAGGTAGCCTCCTTGGATGTTGCGAACATCATCAGTGGCTCGG GCCGGCCACGCAGACGTACAGCCTGGAACCCTTTAGGAGAAGCAGCACCCCCAGGGGAGCTGTACCGTCGGACCCTGGACTCAGACGAAGAGCGGCCCCGTCCCGCACCCCCGGACTGGTCACATATGCGTGGCATCATCAGCAGTGATGGCGAGAGTAACTGA
- the HIRIP3 gene encoding HIRA-interacting protein 3 isoform X3, which translates to MAREKEMQEFTRSFFRGRPDLSTLTHSIVRRRYLAHSGRDHLEPEEKQALKRLVEEELLKMQFALLAHTQVDEAASREDKLDLTKKGKRPPTPCSDPERKRFRFNSESESGSEASSPDYFGPPAKNGVAAEVSPAKEENPRRASKKAVEESSDEELQRDLPAQRGEESSEKEEKGDKRKTRKKPVAKKQAPGNASVSRKQAREESEESEEEPVQRTAKKVEGNKGTKSLKESEQLSEEEEEILAGKKEHRGEEEKEGEKEKEDWKPRARSNGGRKSAREERSCKPKSQAERLMGDSDIEEEQKEAAGSGDDSGRDGEPPVQKRSKDRTQLKDGKGLSGSSEDEEDSGKGEPTAKGSRKTATLRSTSGEESDLEREVSDIEAGGGPQGERKNRSSKKSSRKGRTRSSSSSSDGSPEAKGGKAGSGRRGEDHPAVMRLKRYIRACGAHRNYKKLLGSCCSHKERLSILRAELEALGMKGRPRRRTAWNPLGEAAPPGELYRRTLDSDEERPRPAPPDWSHMRGIISSDGESN; encoded by the exons ATGGCGCGGGAGAAGGAGATGCAGGAGTTCACCCGTAGCTTCTTCCGAGGCCGCCCGGACCTCAG CACGCTCACGCATTCCATCGTGCGGCGGAGGTACCTGGCTCACTCGGGCCGCGACCACCTGGAGCCAGAGGAGAAGCAGGCATTGAAGCGGCTGGTGGAGGAGGAGCTGCTGAAGATGCAG TTCGCCCTCTTGGCGCACACACAGGTGGATGAAGCCGCTTCCAGGGAGGACAAACTGGACCTTACCAAGAAGGGCAAGAGGCCTCCCACCCCTTGTAGCGACCCGGAGAGAAAAAGGTTCCGCTTCAATTCAGAGTCGG AGTCCGGCTCTGAAGCCTCCAGCCCAGACTACTTTGGACCCCCAGCAAAGAATGGGGTGGCAGCAGAAGTCAGCCCAGCCAAGGAGGAGAATCCAAGGCGAGCCTCAAAGAAGGCAGTTGAGGAGAGCAGTGATGAGGAACTGCAGAGGGACCTGCCCGcacagaggggagaggagagcagtgagaaggaggaaaagggggACAAGAGGAAGACTAGGAAGAAACCTGTGGCAAAGAAGCAAGCACCAGGCAACGCCTCAGTCAGTAGGAAGCAGGCCAGGGAAGAAAGCGAGGAGAGCGAGGAAGAACCCGTTCAGAGGACAGCAAAGAAGGTGGAGGGAAATAAAGGAACTAAAAGCCTGAAGGAAAGTGAACAGCTgagtgaagaggaggaggagatccTAGCTGGGAAGAAAGAGCAcagaggggaggaagagaaagaaggggagaaggaaaaggaggattGGAAACCCAGAGCCAGGAGCAATGGCGGGAGAAAGTCAGCTAGGGAGGAGAGGAGCTGTAAGCCGAAAAGCCAGGCAGAGAGGCTCATGGGAGACTCAGACATCGAGGAAGAGCAGAAAGAGGCAGCAGGCAGTGGGGATGACAGTGGGAGAGATGGAGAACCCCCAGTGCAGAAGAGGAGCAAGGACAGGACCCAGCTTAAGGATGGGAAGGGGTTGAGTGGAAGCAGCGAGGATGAGGAAGACAGTGGGAAGGGGGAACCCACAGCTAAAGGCTCTAGAAAGACGGCCACACTGCGCAGCACCAGTGGTGAGGAGAGTGACTTGGAGAGGGAAGTGAGTGACATCGAGGCAGGGGGCGGCCCCCAGGGGGAGAGGAAGAACCGCTCTTCCAAGAAGAGCTCCAGGAAAGGCAGGACACGgagctcctcttcctcctcagacGGAAGTCCAGAGGCCAAAGGAGGGAAG GCTGGCTCAGGTCGCCGTGGAGAGGACCACCCAGCTGTGATGAGGCTAAAGCGCTACATTCGGGCCTGTGGTGCCCATCGAAACTACAAGAAGCTGTTGGGCTCCTGTTGCTCACACAAGGAGCGCCTAAGTATCCTCCGGGCAGAACTGGAAGCCCTAGGCATGAAAG GCCGGCCACGCAGACGTACAGCCTGGAACCCTTTAGGAGAAGCAGCACCCCCAGGGGAGCTGTACCGTCGGACCCTGGACTCAGACGAAGAGCGGCCCCGTCCCGCACCCCCGGACTGGTCACATATGCGTGGCATCATCAGCAGTGATGGCGAGAGTAACTGA